In the Caldibacillus debilis DSM 16016 genome, one interval contains:
- the murD gene encoding UDP-N-acetylmuramoyl-L-alanine--D-glutamate ligase, translating into MRYADYKGKNVLVLGLAKSGVSAALLLEKLGARVLVNDVKPLSESEEAEQLLERKIRVIGGTHPVSLFDEENFDLVVKNPGIPYRNPMVRRAQELGIPVITEVELAYQISEGEFIGITGTNGKTTTTTLIYEMLKEGGLSPLIAGNIGLVACEVAQEARRDQPIVTELSSFQLAGIDRFRPKIAVITNIYDAHADFHETRENYVSAKKNITKNQLESDFLIVNDSVPECREIAESSRANVIPFSAEKFLEEGASVKDGFICFRGERVAAVKDVALPGRHNLENVLAGVAACKLLNVPNESIAKVLKTFRGVKHRLQFVKNVNGRLFYNDSKATNILATKTALSSFDRPVILLAGGLDRGYDLSPLIPSLKNVKALISFGQTKHQLREIGEKAGIEKLAVVDNVEEAVKKAYDFSESGDVILLSPACASWDQYKSFEERGDIFIEAVHRLE; encoded by the coding sequence ATGAGATACGCGGATTATAAGGGCAAGAACGTACTTGTGCTCGGCCTGGCCAAAAGCGGCGTCAGCGCCGCCCTTTTATTGGAAAAACTCGGGGCGCGCGTTCTGGTAAACGACGTAAAGCCCCTTTCCGAAAGCGAGGAAGCGGAACAACTGCTGGAACGAAAGATACGGGTGATCGGCGGCACCCACCCCGTCTCCCTCTTCGATGAGGAAAACTTTGACCTGGTGGTCAAAAATCCGGGAATCCCGTACCGGAATCCGATGGTCCGCCGGGCGCAAGAGCTCGGCATTCCGGTCATCACCGAAGTGGAGCTGGCCTATCAGATCTCGGAGGGGGAGTTCATCGGCATTACCGGAACGAACGGGAAAACGACGACCACGACGTTGATTTACGAGATGCTGAAGGAGGGCGGGCTTTCCCCGTTGATCGCGGGGAACATCGGGCTGGTCGCCTGCGAGGTGGCCCAGGAAGCCCGCCGGGATCAGCCGATCGTCACCGAATTGTCCTCGTTCCAATTGGCGGGCATCGACCGGTTCCGGCCGAAAATCGCCGTGATCACCAATATTTATGACGCCCATGCGGATTTCCACGAAACGAGGGAGAACTATGTCAGCGCCAAGAAAAACATCACGAAAAACCAATTGGAAAGCGACTTTTTGATCGTGAACGATTCCGTTCCGGAATGCAGGGAGATCGCCGAAAGTTCCCGGGCGAACGTCATCCCCTTTTCCGCGGAAAAATTTCTTGAAGAAGGGGCGTCCGTAAAGGACGGCTTTATCTGTTTTCGCGGGGAAAGGGTAGCGGCCGTGAAGGATGTGGCCCTGCCGGGCAGGCACAATCTGGAAAACGTCCTGGCTGGCGTGGCGGCGTGCAAATTATTGAACGTTCCGAACGAAAGCATCGCGAAGGTCCTCAAAACCTTCCGGGGCGTCAAGCATCGCCTCCAATTTGTGAAAAACGTGAACGGCCGGCTGTTTTACAACGATTCGAAGGCGACGAACATCCTTGCGACAAAAACCGCTTTAAGCAGCTTTGACCGGCCCGTGATTTTGCTCGCGGGCGGGCTGGACCGGGGATATGATCTGTCCCCGCTCATCCCCTCCTTAAAAAACGTCAAAGCGTTGATCAGCTTCGGGCAAACGAAACATCAGCTGAGGGAAATCGGCGAGAAGGCAGGGATAGAAAAGCTGGCGGTTGTCGATAATGTGGAAGAAGCGGTGAAGAAGGCCTACGATTTTTCGGAAAGCGGCGATGTCATCCTCCTTTCTCCGGCCTGCGCCAGCTGGGATCAATACAAAAGTTTCGAAGAAAGAGGGGACATCTTTATCGAAGCCGTGCATAGATTAGAATAG
- the mraY gene encoding phospho-N-acetylmuramoyl-pentapeptide-transferase gives MEQSMLYTMLIAFFTAVLLSPGMIKLLKRLNFGQSIREEGPKTHQKKSGIPTMGGLVILSATLISSLFMTAYFYGIGPETLLLIFVTFAFGLLGFLDDFIKVVFKRNLGLTSGQKFLGQIAISLVFYLVLRYYGFSDTVKIPGVDYSLPLGWLYAPFAVFWLVGFSNALNLTDGLDGLLSGTAAIAFGAYGILAWYQGQYEVALFAVAVVGAVLGFLVFNAHPAKVFMGDTGSLALGGSLTAIALLTKLELLLLIIGGVFVIETLSVILQVISFKTTGKRIFRMSPLHHHYELSGWSEWRIVATFWTAGLLFAALGIYIEVWL, from the coding sequence ATGGAACAATCGATGCTGTATACGATGCTCATCGCCTTTTTCACCGCCGTCCTTCTCTCTCCCGGGATGATCAAATTGCTCAAGAGATTGAATTTTGGACAAAGCATCAGGGAAGAAGGCCCCAAAACCCATCAAAAAAAATCGGGGATCCCGACGATGGGCGGATTGGTCATTTTGTCGGCCACCCTGATTTCATCCCTTTTCATGACGGCCTATTTTTATGGAATCGGTCCGGAAACCCTGTTATTGATATTTGTCACCTTCGCTTTCGGGCTGCTCGGATTTCTCGACGATTTTATCAAAGTCGTATTCAAGCGCAATCTCGGGCTGACATCCGGACAAAAATTTCTCGGGCAAATCGCCATTTCCCTCGTCTTCTATCTGGTGCTCCGTTATTACGGTTTTTCCGATACGGTCAAGATCCCGGGGGTCGATTATTCCCTTCCCCTCGGCTGGCTCTATGCCCCCTTTGCCGTTTTTTGGCTCGTCGGTTTTTCCAACGCGCTAAACTTGACGGACGGGCTGGACGGCCTGCTGTCCGGTACGGCGGCCATCGCCTTCGGCGCCTACGGGATCCTGGCCTGGTACCAGGGACAATATGAAGTCGCCCTTTTCGCCGTCGCCGTGGTCGGCGCCGTTTTGGGGTTTCTCGTCTTCAACGCCCATCCGGCCAAGGTCTTCATGGGGGATACCGGCTCCTTGGCCTTGGGGGGATCGCTGACCGCCATCGCCCTCTTGACGAAATTGGAGCTTCTGCTCCTGATCATCGGCGGCGTGTTCGTCATCGAGACGTTGTCGGTCATCCTGCAAGTCATATCTTTTAAAACGACCGGCAAGCGCATCTTCCGGATGAGCCCGCTCCATCACCATTACGAATTATCCGGCTGGTCGGAATGGCGGATCGTCGCCACCTTTTGGACGGCCGGCCTGTTGTTTGCAGCTTTGGGAATATACATAGAGGTGTGGTTATGA
- a CDS encoding UDP-N-acetylmuramoyl-L-alanyl-D-glutamate--2,6-diaminopimelate ligase — MKLQELLQVLPFYKIFHSSDPEILSLENDHRKVKKGSLFFCIEGTKTDGHRFAREAVDNGAAAVVAKRPLPLNVPVVVVNDTARAMAVMADAFYGQPSHSLRVIGITGTNGKTTVSHMIDQIFRSVRQKTGLIGTLYVKIAEDTYETKNTTPDCLTLQKHLHEMKKRNVAVVTMEVSSHALDQGRVRGIDFDVAVFTNLTQDHLDYHRTMDEYLRVKSLLFSQLGNHYNGKRKKFAILNKDDGAADLLARSTSAHVLTYGIKGDADVRAEAIRYSNRGMSYRVITPVGEETVEMKLIGEFNVYNSLAAIACGIACGLKLEEIVEGLRDFRSVPGRFELVDCGQPFPVIVDYAHTPDSLENVLKTIRSFAEGRIFVVVGCGGDRDPKKRPIMAQVACRYGTDPIFTSDNPRSEDPLKILADMEAGVRGLHYEIIPDRKEAIGRAISQASSGDVVLIAGKGHETYQIVGDRVFEFDDRLVAKQCIEDRLKKDRLA; from the coding sequence ATGAAGCTCCAGGAATTGCTGCAAGTTCTCCCTTTCTATAAAATCTTCCATTCATCCGATCCGGAAATCCTTTCCTTGGAAAATGACCACCGAAAGGTTAAAAAGGGAAGTCTGTTTTTCTGCATCGAAGGGACAAAGACCGACGGCCACCGGTTTGCCCGGGAAGCGGTCGATAACGGGGCGGCGGCGGTCGTCGCCAAACGGCCGCTGCCCCTGAATGTGCCGGTCGTCGTCGTCAATGACACCGCCCGGGCCATGGCCGTTATGGCCGATGCCTTTTACGGCCAACCGAGCCATTCCCTCCGGGTCATCGGCATCACCGGGACGAACGGAAAGACGACCGTCAGCCATATGATCGACCAAATCTTCCGCTCCGTCCGTCAAAAAACCGGCCTGATCGGCACCCTGTATGTGAAAATCGCCGAGGATACCTATGAAACGAAAAACACGACCCCCGATTGCCTGACTTTGCAAAAACACCTCCATGAAATGAAAAAACGGAACGTAGCGGTCGTGACGATGGAAGTTTCTTCCCACGCCCTGGACCAGGGCCGGGTGCGGGGCATCGATTTCGACGTGGCCGTCTTTACGAATCTTACCCAGGACCATCTGGACTACCATCGAACGATGGATGAGTATCTGCGGGTGAAAAGTTTATTGTTTTCCCAACTCGGCAACCATTATAATGGGAAAAGGAAAAAATTTGCCATCCTCAACAAGGATGACGGCGCCGCCGACTTATTGGCAAGATCCACCTCCGCCCATGTCCTCACCTACGGAATAAAAGGGGATGCCGATGTCCGCGCGGAAGCGATCCGCTATTCCAACCGCGGCATGAGCTATCGGGTGATCACCCCCGTGGGCGAGGAGACGGTGGAAATGAAATTGATCGGGGAATTCAACGTATACAATTCCTTGGCCGCCATCGCCTGCGGGATCGCATGCGGGCTGAAGCTCGAAGAAATCGTGGAAGGCTTAAGGGATTTCCGGTCCGTGCCCGGCCGGTTTGAACTGGTCGACTGCGGCCAGCCGTTTCCCGTCATCGTGGATTACGCCCATACGCCGGACAGCTTGGAAAACGTGTTGAAGACGATCCGCTCCTTCGCAGAAGGAAGGATCTTCGTCGTCGTCGGCTGCGGCGGCGACCGGGACCCGAAAAAGCGGCCGATCATGGCCCAAGTCGCCTGCCGATACGGAACCGATCCGATCTTTACTTCCGACAATCCCCGTTCAGAAGATCCGCTGAAGATTTTGGCGGATATGGAAGCCGGCGTCCGGGGGCTGCATTATGAAATCATCCCCGACCGGAAAGAAGCGATCGGCCGGGCCATCAGCCAGGCTTCTTCCGGCGACGTCGTCCTCATCGCGGGGAAGGGCCACGAAACCTATCAAATTGTCGGGGACCGGGTGTTCGAATTCGACGACCGGCTCGTGGCCAAACAATGCATCGAAGACCGGTTGAAAAAAGACAGGCTGGCGTAA
- a CDS encoding stage V sporulation protein D, with protein MRVSQVTVRKRLLLVLIFGILFFFLLAFRLGYVQFVLGNMLTDKAKDSWSREIPFEPKRGMIVDRNGTPLAANVSAPTVYVIPRQVDNPAETAEKLAEVLAMPKEKAYRHVTKKTMIERIPEGRKISEEKARQLRQMNLKGVYIAEDYKRYYPYGTLLSHVLGFTGIDNQGLSGLELAYDKQLAGSRGSVQFYSTAKGERMEEMADEYRPPVDGLDLKLTIDVRIQMILERELDAAQTQYSPDGLIAIAMDPDSGEILGMASRPNFNPSDYQNVPPEVYNRNLPIWSTYEPGSTFKIITLAAALEEGKVDLEHDHFFDPGYVTVAGTRLHCWKRGGHGSETFLEVVENSCNPGFVELGNRVGKEKLFQYIRNFGFGAKTGIDLNGEGKGILFSLDRVGPVELATTAFGQGVSVTPIQQVTAVAAAVNGGTLYQPYIAKELIDGEKGETVMRKTPVAKRKVISEKTSAEVRYALESVVAKGTGKKAYVEGYRVGGKTGTAQKAKDGRYLENNYIVSFIGFAPSDDPEIVVYVAVDNPKGVIQFGGTVAAPIVGRIIEDTMPILDVDRRKEQIDKEWTWPDPKMVEVPSLIGMTKEEIFQQMFNLKLEVNGSGGKVIRQSPEPGTKVEEGSTVRIVLDDGS; from the coding sequence ATGCGCGTTTCCCAAGTGACGGTGCGGAAAAGGCTCCTGCTCGTCCTGATCTTCGGAATCCTCTTTTTTTTCCTGCTGGCCTTCCGCCTCGGCTATGTTCAATTCGTCCTGGGGAACATGCTGACGGATAAGGCGAAGGATTCCTGGAGCCGCGAGATTCCCTTCGAACCGAAACGGGGAATGATTGTGGACCGGAACGGGACGCCGCTTGCCGCGAACGTCAGCGCCCCCACGGTATACGTGATTCCGAGACAGGTGGACAACCCGGCGGAGACGGCCGAAAAGCTGGCGGAAGTTTTGGCGATGCCGAAGGAAAAGGCTTATCGGCATGTTACGAAAAAAACGATGATTGAACGGATCCCCGAAGGGAGGAAGATTTCCGAAGAAAAGGCCAGGCAGCTTCGGCAAATGAATTTAAAGGGGGTTTACATCGCCGAGGATTATAAACGCTACTACCCTTACGGCACCCTTTTGTCCCATGTCCTCGGGTTTACGGGGATCGACAACCAGGGATTGTCGGGGCTGGAACTGGCGTACGATAAGCAGCTCGCCGGGAGCAGGGGTTCGGTCCAATTTTATTCCACGGCAAAAGGGGAAAGGATGGAAGAGATGGCCGATGAATACCGGCCGCCGGTCGACGGCCTCGATTTAAAATTGACGATCGACGTCCGGATCCAGATGATCCTCGAACGGGAATTGGACGCGGCCCAAACCCAATATTCTCCGGACGGATTGATCGCCATCGCCATGGATCCCGATTCCGGGGAAATCCTCGGGATGGCTTCAAGGCCCAACTTCAATCCTTCTGATTATCAGAACGTCCCGCCGGAGGTGTATAACCGGAATTTGCCGATCTGGAGCACCTATGAACCGGGTTCGACCTTCAAGATCATCACCCTGGCCGCGGCCCTCGAAGAAGGCAAGGTGGATTTGGAGCATGATCATTTTTTCGACCCGGGATACGTGACGGTTGCCGGGACCCGGCTTCACTGCTGGAAAAGAGGGGGGCACGGCAGCGAAACCTTTTTGGAAGTGGTCGAAAATTCCTGCAACCCGGGATTTGTGGAATTGGGAAACCGGGTCGGAAAGGAAAAGCTTTTCCAATACATCCGGAACTTCGGTTTCGGCGCGAAAACGGGGATTGACTTGAACGGGGAAGGAAAGGGGATCCTCTTTTCCCTCGACCGCGTCGGCCCGGTGGAGCTGGCGACTACCGCCTTCGGACAAGGGGTGTCCGTTACCCCGATCCAGCAGGTGACGGCGGTGGCGGCCGCTGTCAACGGCGGCACCCTGTACCAGCCCTATATCGCCAAGGAATTGATCGACGGCGAAAAGGGAGAAACGGTCATGCGGAAGACACCGGTCGCCAAACGGAAGGTGATCTCCGAGAAAACATCGGCGGAGGTGCGGTACGCGCTCGAAAGCGTCGTGGCCAAAGGGACAGGGAAGAAGGCCTACGTGGAAGGATACCGGGTCGGAGGCAAGACGGGGACGGCGCAGAAGGCGAAGGACGGCCGATATTTGGAAAACAACTATATCGTTTCCTTCATCGGTTTTGCGCCCAGCGACGACCCGGAAATCGTCGTCTATGTGGCGGTGGACAATCCGAAAGGAGTGATCCAGTTCGGGGGGACGGTGGCGGCGCCCATCGTCGGACGCATTATCGAAGATACCATGCCGATCCTCGACGTGGACCGGCGAAAGGAGCAAATCGACAAGGAATGGACGTGGCCGGATCCGAAAATGGTGGAAGTCCCTTCCTTGATCGGGATGACGAAAGAGGAGATCTTCCAGCAGATGTTCAACTTAAAACTGGAAGTGAACGGAAGCGGAGGAAAGGTGATCCGGCAGTCTCCCGAACCGGGGACGAAGGTGGAAGAGGGATCGACGGTTCGCATCGTATTGGATGACGGGAGTTAG